A single region of the Agromyces sp. Leaf222 genome encodes:
- a CDS encoding thioredoxin family protein, producing MDWQAALIVGLGLPAIATVVGLVWRARTGRVRATKTDAAATRSSSAAALGLDDADLGAAATLVQFSTEFCSRCPSTARQLTAVADGYEGVRHIEIDLTHRADLADRFHVRQTPTTLILRADGTTTARIGGVPRLAAVRTHLETITRSPHVAS from the coding sequence ATGGACTGGCAGGCAGCGCTCATCGTGGGCCTCGGGCTGCCGGCGATCGCGACCGTCGTCGGCCTCGTCTGGCGGGCCCGCACCGGTCGGGTCAGGGCGACGAAGACGGATGCCGCGGCCACGCGCAGCTCGTCGGCCGCCGCCCTCGGGCTCGACGACGCCGACCTCGGCGCCGCCGCCACGCTCGTGCAGTTCTCGACGGAGTTCTGCAGCCGCTGCCCGTCGACGGCGCGTCAGCTCACCGCGGTCGCCGACGGGTACGAGGGAGTGCGGCACATCGAGATCGACCTCACGCACCGCGCCGACCTCGCCGACCGGTTCCACGTCCGGCAGACGCCGACGACGCTGATCCTCCGCGCCGACGGCACCACGACCGCGCGCATCGGCGGAGTCCCCCGCCTGGCGGCCGTCCGCACCCACCTCGAGACCATCACCCGGAGTCCCCATGTCGCATCCTGA